In Electrophorus electricus isolate fEleEle1 chromosome 1, fEleEle1.pri, whole genome shotgun sequence, a single window of DNA contains:
- the LOC118241136 gene encoding octapeptide-repeat protein T2-like, with protein sequence TREREQERENERENERERERENERERENERERENERERENERERERERTRRRERERTRRRERTRERENERTRERRGEREKEREREHEKEREHERENERTRRREREREHEGERENTREREGEREKGREREGERERRRERRGEREREGEREGERTRERENERERERERENEREREHERERTRMRERENTNERERTRERERTRENERMRERERENTNERERERTRTRMRERENTNEREREHERERDHEREREITR encoded by the coding sequence acgagagagagagaacaagagagagagaacgagagagagaacgaacgagagagagaacgagagaacgaacgagagagagagaacgaacgagagagagagaacgaacgagagagagagaacgaacgagagagagagagagagagaacacgaaggagagagagagagagaacacgaaggagagagagaacacgagagagagagaacgagagaacgagagagagaaggggagagagagagaaggagagagagagagaacacgagaaagagagagaacacgagagagagaacgagagaacacgaaggagagagagagagagagaacacgaaggagagagagagaacacgagagagagagaaggggagagagagaaggggagagagagagaaggggagagagagagaaggagagagagaaggggagagagagagagagaaggggagagagaaggggagagaacgagagagagagagaacgagagagagagagagagagaacgagagaatgagagagagagagaacacgagagagagagaacacgaatgagagagagagagaacacgaatgagagagagagaacacgagagagagagagaacaagagagaacgagagaatgagagagagagagagagagaacacgaatgagagagagagagagagaacacgaacacgaatgagagagagagagaacacgaatgagagagagagagaacacgagagagagagagatcacgagagagagagagagatcacgaga
- the LOC118241132 gene encoding LOW QUALITY PROTEIN: RNA-binding protein 25-like (The sequence of the model RefSeq protein was modified relative to this genomic sequence to represent the inferred CDS: deleted 1 base in 1 codon; substituted 1 base at 1 genomic stop codon): ERENERERERERKRERERERENEREREKERERERKREREHEXERERERENERERTRERERERTRERERERKRERERERERERKRERERERERERKRERERTREKERKRERENERERENERERERERENERERTRERERERERERERTRERERERTRENERERERTRERENERERERENERERERERENERERERERTRERENERERERERERTRENERERTRENERERERERERERERERERTRERERERTRERERENERERENERERENEERERERERERENERERTRERERENERERTRERENERERERERERTRENERERERERERERERERERTRERERERTRERENERERERERTRERTRENERTRERERERTRERENERERERENERERERENERERERERERERERERERERERERERERENERERER, encoded by the exons gagagagagaacgagagagagagagaacgagagagaaagagagaaagagaaagagagagagagaacgagagagaaagagagaaagagagagagagagagagaaagagagagagagaacacgaatgagagagagaacgagagagagagaacgagagagagagaacgagagagagagagagagagagaacgagagagagagaacgagagagaaagagagaaagagaaagagagagagaacgagagagaaagagagaaagagaaagagagagagaacgagagagaaagagagaaagagagagaacgagagagaaagagagaaagagagagagagagaacgagagagaaagagagaacgagagagagagagaacgagagagagagaacgagagagagagaacgagagagagagagagagagagagaacgagagagagagagaacgagagagagagaacgagagagaacgagagagaacgagagagaacgagagagaacgagagagagagagaacgagagagagagagagagagagaacgagagagagagagaacgagagagagagaacgagagagaacgagagagagagagaacgagagagagagagaacgagagagaacgagagagagaacgagagagaacgagagagaacgagagagagagaacgagagagaacgagagagagagagaacgagagagagagagagagagagaacgagagagagagagaacgagagaacgagagagagagagaacgagagagagagagagagagaacgagagagagagagagaacgagagagagagagagaacgag gagagagaacgagagagagagagagagagagagaacgagagagagagaacgagagagagagagagagagaacgagagagagagaacgagagagagagagaacgagagagaacgagagagagaacgagagagaacgagagagaacgagagagagagagaacgagagagagagagagagagagaacgagagagagagagaacgagagagagagaacgagagagaacgagagagagagagaacgagagagagagagaacgagagagaacgagagagagaacgagagagaacgagagaacgagagagagagaacgagagagaacgagagagagagagaacgagagagagagagagagagagaacgagagagagagagaacgagagaacgagagagagagagaacgagagagagagagagagagagaacgagagagagagagagaacgagagagagagagagaacgagagagagagaacgagagagagagagaacga